The following DNA comes from Eleginops maclovinus isolate JMC-PN-2008 ecotype Puerto Natales chromosome 8, JC_Emac_rtc_rv5, whole genome shotgun sequence.
GTAACTCGCTCACTGTAACATTTGCCTTAGAAAACTTGTGCTGCTTGAGTTGGAGTAACCCTCCTGATTAGAAAATacgtctttttttgttttttttacctcataTTAGTCATGGACACATCCCTGAACTTGGTAGGAAATTTGTCTCTATATACAATAGTCGTGTTATGACAGTGATTCACAAAAGCAATGGTGTAATAGTAAAACTACGTCggtgacatttttaatgacaaaatCGAAACACAAATATTCTACTTTTTTCTCTACACCCTGATAGCacatcaaactttttttttttccttcctggACTTTGCTAAAAAAATCAGCGATCAAGTCAAACATGAACTGAAGTGATTGTATCAAAAAAGCTGTGTAATATGAACTAACTTAATGggtaactgtatttttttttattgcctttcTACTGTACTTACAGACTAAAACCAGAGCGGGAAAACAAAGCACGAGGACTTCACAATAAataggaaaatacattttgcctggcaaaaaaaaacataagcaCTTCTTTCGCTCCGTTCAAATATTTGACTGTACACCCATGTTGGCTGCTACGATTGAATTAGGTGacttattaaaaacaaaacacattaatcGGTCGTTAAATCGGCTGCTTTAAAAAGCTTAACTCTCAACGAGGGTCAGTTTTtaaacagggggggggggattagtTGTCAAAGGCCCGCCCTGCGCCCTTGGTAACCGTCTCCTAGCAACAACTTCCTTCTCAGTTTTTTTCCGTTAGCATGCCGGCGATGCGTCGTTCGAAGGTCTTCCTCGAAAATCCATTTTGACGTGAGATATAATCATGATACATGTCAGGGGGGTTATGTGATGTTTTcctgaacacaaaaaaaaaaaagtctgtaaACTTTTAAAGGATCCCGCTGTGCTTCATTGCCATTCAAGCTGTGTACTGattgtgtagtgtgtgtgtgtttgagatcatATGTGTGCTGGtctttaatatctgtatattgTGAGCAGTAGCTAGGCGAAAGGGTACGCGTCTTTCGTCTCGGGGTGCCTTGACCGTCAGCACCCAGCAGAAAGTCAAGTTGGCAAGTCAAAAAACATCGAAGGCTTCAACGTCGAagtcccttcctctctcttttcacaTCGAGAGATTGTCagtgttcttttttgtttttaaaaagtgctccTTTGAGGGGGAGGGGTTGCAGGGTAAGGGCGGCCTGTGGTCCAATCAGGACAGTCCATTCCTGGCAGATTCCTCAGCCTGGGCGCTATAAAGACAAGATGGCCGCCAGCAGAATGAGGGCGGAGCTGAGCAGGAGGACGGAAGTCTGGCGTCGACCCGCCGAGTTCACATCCCTTCGAGACGGCTCAGGCGACCCGTGAACGATGCCATCTGAAAAGAAACGGATGACAATGAATATTAATAGTTAGCTTAGCAGGAGTAAAAGTCTTTGCCGAGTAAAAAATGATAGATGATACCTAATATATCAAAGtagattcaaataaataattgcatTAATGAATGATCGCGATATTTATCTATCTTATATTTCATgccattattatattataataggGTTAGGTTAGGTTTGCTTCAGGGTTTAAACTAAATCCTTTATATTTTACAACAATAACTACTCGAATATAAATTATAGTAATTGTAATTCCCAATACATGACTCCAAAATGTCTGGAGGAAGTGTGTAAGTAGGCAATATCTTGAATCATGATTAtataaaatgaaagcaaaacaaaagaatattcacactcacacacacacacacacacacacacacacacacacacacacacacacacacacacactatatattGTACACAAACCTCTGGGTTCTAGGGAGTTGTGACTGTTGTCGTCAAAGTCGACCCCTTCCTGCACCGTCCCGGGTTCTTTCACACAATTGTCTTtggaaaacaaagaggagagaggaaagattAGAGAAGCCAACACGTCACACGAGTCTAATGCCTGATCACAAACTGCTGGAGGACTGAATGGGGCAGAGAAGACTCAACAGTCTGAGACTCACTTTGAGGCCGGACAAAGACTTTGAGACGAAGGCAGCTCCTTCTTCCTTTGTCGTCAGTGATGGAGGCTGTGGAGACATGAGGCAGTCAGAAACAACTCTAAACACGTGACTTTCAAACGCACTTGATCTAATCTAggggtttgtgtttgtggtttgaATGGCAGTTTTGTACAGCTTTAGTTCATAACCTGTAAATGAAAGTTCAGCAGCATTACGCCCTATAACCTTTAGTAAATACACATCAAACTAAATTAagtttcatttagctgatgcttttatccaaaggtaCATTAGCTATCAATAAGCCCAAAGCCTTGTAGATGTAACACAATCAGAATGTTTTACTTGGAGGTGCAGATTTTGGAAATATACCATTCGAGACTTCGGCTAATTTGATCAACTAAAAAAGGGTCTTGGTATAACTACCGGAACTCAGAATTGGCACCAATAGGATCAGACACACCTTTTTTGGCTCTTATTTTGGACAAAATTTAAAGTCTTCTTTCCATTTAACCACAGTATTTTCATTGCATTATAAGGCATGTCTCTAATTGACCAATTATCTTGAGAGTTGTAGATGATACCCGGTAAAGACTTCCAAGCAAACTCATGAAGGCGAAGTCAGACCTACATTTTGTGGTCCATCTGCACAGCTATTCAATATTCATTTCATTCACAACCTGAGACCTCTTCCCTCTCTAACACCTACCGTCCTAGAAACGAACAATCCCACAAGGTCAATTGTTTCTCTCGAGCTATTCCACACATATCTCCTTTAAATACAGTCTGAAGAGCCTTATATCACCTTCTGAATCCCCCTCTCATCCTGCCTCTCGGCTCCATATATTACACTATCAAACATCTCAATGTCACCCTCATCATACCAAGTGTAATTTGACCAGGGGCGGTCACTTCTGCAGGTGAGTGGCATGCTGTCATGCCCACCTGCAAAATCTAATTTCCTCTGTTTCCTGcactgattaaaacatttttgtgctGTGATTGTTTTGCAGAGCTAACCAAACTAATTTGTTTTCAACCAGTGCAGGGGAGCGAGTCGCCAACGGAGCGCTGAGGGTGTCTCCAGCTGTGACGAATGACTTCAACTTCTGTCTGAACATTTTTATGTTATGTCTGACCTTATGTTCATCCCAATATAgatttttcctcctttctttttcagACTTTTCCTCATGGACCTCAGCACTCCTGACCCCTGTCATTTCCTGCTGCCTGCAGAGTCTCTCAAACTGCTCTTAATCTCGCCACAAACACACCGGAGTgtgttcctgtctgtgtgtttggcGCACGTATGTAGTTGTGGTTGCATTTGCGCAAAGACTAGCCGTAGTTTGTCCACAGACACCCATCTATCCTTCCTCCGTGTGATGGATTCTTTCCGTGCAGTGAATACTGATAAAAGCAAACCATGTCAGAGTTTCCACTGTTGCCCATGACTCTCTTGGCTCTTATTTCAAAAGCCACTTTATCAGATGCCGTGCGGCCGCTGGAAGAGATAGAAATCATCTTTAAGACTTCGCCATGAGAGCGGGATTGGGAGtgaagcagcagagggaggaaatAAATGAGAGAATCGGTGTCAATCTCGCTGCTTCTGTCGGTGTCAGCGGGTATCCAGTAACTTACCTCACACTCACTGTCTCAGTTTCTGTCTCTGAACTTCACTGGCCAGAAGCCCTCTTTGTCTTCCTCTATGCCTCTCATGCTCCTTCTCTTTCCACGACTGTTGTTATCTCGCTCTGAGTTCCTCTAACTGCTGTATAAAGTCTACTCTTGCACAAAGGCAGTATTGTTCCAGGCTCTTGGCTGTCAAATAATCTCTTAATCATTTATAGATTAAAGGATTGATCAGCTACTCCattaaatgtcataaaaagtGGGGGTTTTTTTATAGCGGCAGTGGCATGAACTGGGGTTTGGTCCACATGCGAAGGGCAGGGGGTTCAAATCCGGCCTGTCACTTAAAtaaaaggcactggttgccctaaaaaatattgaaagtgaagtaaaaagttCAAGCAGTATATTATAAGCCAAACGGGACATTTTtacaatgatataaaataaagatataacaatttttaacatttcagaaaatggaACGAGCAATATCTAGGAATTTTTGAATCgttgacatattttcttaagGGGTTCATCATTCTAAGACTTCAGATCATTTAGTTTTGATAGGTATTTCTATGTGCCTGTAGCCAAAAGCCAGAGAAagtgtttgctgtttttaaatcacagttGTTAAATCAGTGAGCAGGATATATTAAGGTCACTATAGCAACCAGGCATCTTTGCCGCTACACTGAAATTAACCAGGAGCTGTATGTGTTAAATATCAACATATTGAAATGACCACACTTACCAGCCGCTGCAACACTGTTCCAATTATGTCTATGAATAGCTTCTTAGGTACATTTGCTGGCCAATCAGCATGGGACAGGAAGTAAGAAGTAGATGGGAGTAGCCTTTGTAACGTATCATGACGTACAGTAACAGTagctgcagttgttttttttagatgttagAAAGCCCAAAacaatttcaataaaaatgcAGCTGCTCTTGTTTTCCTGTGGAAAGCGACCACGGTATAAGGAGGATAATGCACCCTGGGGTGTCAGATATCGGGGACTTCGTCATGCATTATCTCTTATGTGTCATGGACAGATTGTTCTGACTTTGATCTCGTTTTTTAATGTGAAGACTGACAGTAGCACATGTTGTTCAACCCTTTAGTGCGAGGAACTTTTGAATTCAATTTGCTGGAAATCTgaaaaaaccttttcaaattgtcaaacagtttaaatgttgttgttgttgttttcatcaaAATGCAGCATTGAGATCTTtggtacatttaaatatttggtttAAGGAAGTCAACAAGTTAAATATCTAAGATATGCACATTTATGTGAAGTACATGTatatggaaacacattttataaagtaaatagaaaaaatattctgaaaataATTTGTTCTTTACATTTCTCGAAAGTTTTGAgctgaattattattattattatttgttatctTTAATAAAAGTGTTATCATAGCTGTAAACATTGTGCAGAATATTTTCTCCCTTCTCTGCTTTTCTATTTCTCACCCTTTTAATCTTTTCCTGGCTTTGTGTCACACTGTCTTCTTCCCTCATCTCACTTTCTcaccctctttctcccccccgCCGAACCACCATCCCTTCCTAAATTCAGACACACAATTACCCAactgtctctcttcctttctctcatGTCTGCCGCTGAGGTCAGAGTCTGGCTTTTCTATCCTCGAGCAACACAGCCGTGCTTCACCGGGGACTGTAACCCCATCTCCGCCTGCAACTCTAAACCCGGTCATCCCGCCGCCCCGCGTCACCCTGACAACGGTAAACCTCCCGGTCACACGCTCAGACACATGTTGCACGTTCGGTCATGTGCCGCATGACTCGTGATATTCGCACGTTCGGTACTGGCAGTGCATGACTAAGGCCTGGCTTTGGTGTGACTGTGAGCTGAATTAGACGGATCCGGAATTGAATTCGGTCGGAtcagatgtttttcttctgatgaTCGGTTTATCTTAGGGAACAAAGCCCTTTGTCTCTGCTTCAGCTGCGGGAAGCTGAAGGGAAAGTGGCTGGGGCGCAGTGCTGGCGGGGTTCATGTCATTATCAATGTAGATCTGCACTGGCTGTACGGAGCGGGGCCCGGGCGTTTGAAGCACGAGGGCTTTACAGGGAGACAGtcatctctctcacacaggGAGAGCCAGACTCTCAACTGTCTCCTCTGAAAATTGGATTTCTATCCCCTGAGATTAGGATCAGGCTTTCCCCGCTCCACTGAGGCTCTATTAGAAAAACATGCCGCCCTCTGAGGGCCACGAGAAGCTCGCAGCGGAGACCTCGCCGTCAACCTGGTGACCTTTCACCTTGTAGGACCAGCCGCAAGACTGATCCCACACCGGGGTGGCTTTCCTCCGggtgtttgtctgtctgccaAGGCCCTCGGCCAACTGCAGGTGTCATCTATTTGACGTGGCCCCCCCTCGCTCGTCTCTTTCCCTCCCTGCCTGAGGCGGACGATGATCACCATAGAGGACAAAGGAGTGTCTGTCTTCACTGACACAAGCACACATGAAACCCCCTTCAATGTGTCATTTACATGCCCACTTAACAGATTCCAAAACCATACGATACAACTCTGCTATTGTCGGGCTTTGTTAGTGGAAGAGACAGTGGACGTGCGATTTCAGACTTTACTGTAACACAACCAGCATTTCTGGATGTGGATGATGCTGCCGGGAATTATTGGATAGAAAAGAATACATCTGGAAGAATGTGTGAGACCATAATAAGCTTCAAAGCTCAAAGAGAGATTCATCGGGAAAGTATTTGAGCGATTAAATGATACACTGTTAGCAATCAAAAAATCAAGAAAGTTGTTATTTTTACCCTAAAAACCCTAACATTTTGCTGTGAGTGTGGTCAATTCTGTCTACATTTTTGGCAAAtgaatgctttttatttacccAAGGCCGAGGCTAACCTGAACCAGCTTGCGAGAGTTTTGCAAATAGAGGATTAtcttctatcttctatctacaGGAGCATGACACCCAGCTGATATACTTAAAGAGCctgattgtatttattaattgagttatttatttaaatgagggCAACGGAGACAAAACAATGTACACTCCAAGCGGTCCTATATACCTGCCAGTCAATTATTTGGTCTGTCAATCACAGTTGCTTAGCACCCAATGCTTACAGAAATAATTGAACGTCAGAAAATCAGATTACCTGACATCGTTCAtactgtcttgttttttttcattaaacattttcttgAATCTACAGATATTCATTCAGCTCTTTGAATTGTCTATATTCAATGTAACCCTGACTACTACTAGAgatacacatctgctttaatgTAGTAGCGTATTTACCTAATAGCTGCCACATAAATCAATAGTATCATGCAGGGGGATCAAGTGCTTCCATGTGAATGAACAAATACTTTCAAATGAGAATTTATTGGTTTACATAATTGTGGAACTTTCTATTTGTTCCAACTTCATAACTACTTACAATCTGAATACAAACATGGGCATTATGTGAATTGTTGTAACCATAAGTCCTCTGTATCTCTCTGGAGGTTTCTTTGTCTGTTGTTCTATCGCAATCTATTCCCAGATCCGTGTTCTCAGAGGGAAAATTAGTGTCTTTAGCGAACAAGGATCTGATGGATGAGTCATGAATGTGAGTCAGCGAGAGATGGTCCATATGGCCTCAAACTGCCCGAGGCCATATGAACTGTCTCTCcgccttttttctttctctctggaAGATCAATCATCATCAAAATACGCAATAACATTGTATTCACTCAATTTTACATCGGCCAGAGCCAACTTAACAAATCAAGGCGAATTAGGCAATCTATGACTGTTCTTATCGACATCCAAAGAGTTGCGACAACGTCAACAAACCTCTGGCAGAAGACAAATACCCTAAACAATACCGTCACGTGTTTGCAATGGAGACGAGGAGGCTAGCCAATAGACAGAGAATCCAGCAGAAAACAGCTAGTGAAGGGTAATACATCACCACACAAAATACCACAACCAAAATACAGCTTTTGATTTAGGTCTCATGACGAGTGTGATCCCAGATGCTGGTTTGTAGCACCGTCCAAGATCAGTGAGATCAAATGTTGAATgacatgaggaggaggaggaggaggaggaataatTCTCCAGTGGGTGGTATTGTATGATCAACAACAAtagaaaattataaataaatcttcCCTGAGATTTTAAACTGTAGTGGGCTTCAATGTAATCCTACAGAACTCCATGTAAGCTTTTATTGGAGGTCATGAAGATTTTGAAGAGGCAAAATGTGTCCGGAAAGAATTAAGGAGAAAACAATTCTCCAAAATTCTGATTTGCATTAAGTAAGGCTGAAAAGTTAAGCAACTTTCTTCAAACTTCCCCTCTCCAGTCACCGGTCTCTTTGGATTTGCCAACTTTATtttgtgcattgtttttctgCCAAGGCTGtactctccctttctcttcctaTTACAAAGTCCTCCTGACCACTGTCGGCTAAATACCGCAAAATCTACCGCGGAAACCACTGTATCTCCTTTAGTCCTTCTCTTCTGCCCCTGCAGGGCACTGACTTCACTTATGAAAACATGACTTcccagctgtttgtttttgcccGTCTCCTCACGAGGAAGAGAAAGCTGAGCTCAGCCAGTCAGCAACAAAAGACACTTCAGGCAAGACCTCAACAGAAGATATGTTTTGCTCCCTACGGCTTGTATTTTGCCTCGGCCTCTCATTCCAAGGACTTGCAAAACAAACCAGaactttgttgcttttttttcctgcaagaTTCTAAGATGAGAAGGATATAGATTTTCTGACATGACTCCTGGTTAAATCGCTGGATGTCATTATAAATCTTTACTTCCCAGTGCTGATAACTTTTTAACCTGCTTTGAGAAAACTAAACGTATTTCCTAAGCCAAAAAGTTGCAATATCTGACATCATATTTGTTAGAAACTTTTAGTAGACATGTTTTTGATTCTCTACGGCATGGACGCATTTCAATCTGTACCACAAGCTCAATGATTTCTATACAGAGAGGCAAGACCATACTCACAGATATAGTAATACTCTCTGCCGGGGCGGAACTCAAAGCCCAAGGAGAAGGGAGTGAACAGCTGGAACTTCTCTGAGAACTTCAGCGGTCCGTTGGGTGACAGAGGCCGGTTGCACTCCCAGCGTTTGAAGCCCTTGGCGGTGTGGTCGCAGGAGCTGTAGCCGTCGTAGTTCACCATGTAGAGGACGTAGCGCTCGGCTCGGTCGTCAGAAACTGGGCTGATGTAGTGCGGACAGTAGACATCCAGGTAGTCGTTGATGCAGACGTCAATGTGGTAATCACCCCGGTAAAACCTTTAGGAGAAAGATGGAAGGAAAGGAGTTTGAATATGTTGTTGTGCAGAAAGACATCAAGTCTGAGCGAAAATACCAAGCCTAAACAGTCTTCTTTAGTTAAAAAACAAGTGAGTTTCCTTACAAAGCTGATGATTTCCTTACAAAGCTGTTAAAAAACTTTTAGTTTTCAAGTTAAGTCCTAAAAGTCTGAAGTAAATCACATCTAAAGTccttatttaagttatttaaatggTATTCTTTGAGGTTTTCGACCACTATTATCGCTGTGGAGCGTTTTTATGTCTGGGTGCCTTTTTGGTttaacacacatcaacacatggGTGACGCAATACTCTTTCCTGCCAACggttttaatttattcattgaTTTACGCAGCTAGAAGCTCAGCAACATGCAAGAAATAGGCAAGAAAATACATGGATGTAAACAGATCAAAATCAACATtaacaataaacataataagAAACGTGTGCTTGCAGGACTGGATTTGTGCTTATAATACACAGTTTTCTGAACGTCAGCAACAATACTAACATGATAAATCTATAATGTGTGAGTGATTGTTCtacatgtttatgtatgcaaAGATAATTCCCACAATACCATCATACAACACCTGTTCTTGAcccttttttaatgatttatttaccCAACGGAAATGTGCTGATCATGCATGCTTTCTGCTGTAGCCTGCATTGTGTTGAATAACACCCAGACCCCTTGATGCAGCGCTTTGCTTAAGGGTGCATTGACAGCAGCTGCTTAAGTGGGAGGGTAGTTACTCATTGATTTGTTTAGGGACTTTCTCCCCATTACGCTCCACGACGACACGTTCTCTTAAGACTTGTGAATGCTCCAAAAGATGATACTCAGGGTATCTTTGCAAGGCTGCAGCTGAGACAAAATGTCCcatgtgtgaatgagtgtgaaAGACGCGTCCGGGCTACGGCtctggtttttgttttcaggATCTCATCATGTCACTCATAATCATCCCGAGGCTCCTGTGAGATTCAACAGTCTCCCCTTGCAACACAGAAACCTCTAGCGTGTGTCGTAAGCCATATATCAATGTTAGAGCTCAGCAGTGACGCTGACTTATGCCGGTGCTGAAATTAAAGTCCCCTAGCGTTACAGGGCTAATCCCCTGGTTAGCATGTGCCTTTAGCAGCTTGAAGAGGATCCCTCTGTAGAATGAGATTTTCATTAGTCCGATATGACAGCTTGATGTAGGAGCCCCTCGTGGAATCTCCTAGTCTGGGAAAATGAGAGCCTGTTTCTCAAAGCCTCGCCTCAAAACGGCCCTGGTGTTTATTGTAAAACGATCGGACAGGAGGACGGAGACAGAAATGTCAGGTATTCCTAAAGAGAGTGATTGGAAACACATATTCCCATAGGCGCTGTATAAGGTTGCATTTGTGGAGCTTTTAGCAGAGACAGATTAGGCTCAGACGGCAGGCCGGGTTGTGTCTCCGTAGCTGCTAATGGAACGCGGTTCGGTATCACTGACATACTGCGGATGTCTTCAATACTCCACCTCTGTTCATTGACACAGTGAGGGCCGTCAGGGGAGCCAGGACGGAGACCATGTTGGAGCATGTAGACGACTGATGATCCGATACGGGGTGAACTCGCCGAGGCACCGCTGGGTTTTTTCACCCTGACGTTCCATGGGGCGTCGATTGCCACGGATCAGATACTACACCTCGAGTACCCGTCAGCTGATCTGAGGCCAGGTGAAATGAGGAAGGAGGGATTGAGACACAGCTGTTGCCGCTGACACATAAGCGCTGTGGTTCCTCGGGAGGCAGCATAAAGGGAGGTGTGTGCGGGGCCTGCTGGGGGTATCATGTTGTCGTTACACAGATTGTAAATGTGCTGTAGGATTAGTAGCCATCCTACTGGGTTTGCATGAGCGGATGTGTGTAGCCGGGTGTCTTATGCCATATTCtaatctttttctctctctaatTATAGTCTGGTCAGATGTGAAACCAAAGctcttgttttctcttctttttcccccccttcAGCACCAGCTGAGCGTTCCGGCTCCAGGCAGGCACAGCATGGCCTCCCTTAGCCTCTAGTTTCAGAGCTGCTTGCTGTTATTATGACTACCAGGGGTCAACCGGCTCCACAGTATCATGTCCTCAGCCAGGAGCGCTATGGGGTAGCCTGCTTTGTCCTCCCGTGTCTTTTCTAAGCCTCAAATGTTGGCTTCGACCTCACGACTGTCAGCGGCTGTCAATCAAACCTGACCCAGGAGTACCGGATAAGATTAGTTGGGATTAAGAAGAGTTTGTAACTAAAGCCTTTGTAAGAGAGAGGTGGGAAATAAGTTTAGGAAAGTGATGATAACCATGATCAGATACTTGTATTCAGATACATCCTGATTGTGTCTGACAGCATTTAATCCTGGCATCAACACGCATCTCAAATCAGTCTCCACTGACCACCGCTCATCGGATTTCCCGCCTGCACTCAATAGAAATATAAACACTGTTCGGAGCAGAACAGATCCACAAACACTTTGAGCAGCAACACTTTTTGTAAGgttcataatgtttttattctagCAACCGGAACTACTTTCTCCCAAAGAAAAAGTTCCTTGGAAAAGGGTTGACTTCCGGGGAGTTTCCAGGGAAGAGGGGAATATTTCTATGAATTGATTTTGAGTCGTTGAGGTGACAACGACTCAACAATGGATGGAGGGGTCTGGCTATGTTGCTACCATTACCAGGTACAGTAAGTTAGGccaaaaataacagcaataGCAAATCGTAACATCAGGCAACAAGAGTAAGGGTTGgagtttctattttatttctggaAAAAAGGACTGTGGTGAACTTTACATCATGTTCTTGAGTAGATCATGAAATATATCCGTTATTACCGCACTTGGTATTTTTGAAGTCTAACCCtaacatgaataaatatgacaaaaatGGTTGACCATTGTTTAGTTTGTGTATATAG
Coding sequences within:
- the LOC134868827 gene encoding ephrin-A5b-like, with product MPQVEMILFLHLILVMCVYGQDPASKVVSDRYAVFWNRTNPRFYRGDYHIDVCINDYLDVYCPHYISPVSDDRAERYVLYMVNYDGYSSCDHTAKGFKRWECNRPLSPNGPLKFSEKFQLFTPFSLGFEFRPGREYYYISSITDDKGRRSCLRLKVFVRPQNNCVKEPGTVQEGVDFDDNSHNSLEPRDGIVHGSPEPSRRDVNSAGRRQTSVLLLSSALILLAAILSL